In a single window of the Bactrocera dorsalis isolate Fly_Bdor chromosome 2, ASM2337382v1, whole genome shotgun sequence genome:
- the LOC105231762 gene encoding STAM-binding protein, giving the protein MAKAVNNMGMSIVEPQERMRFLSNHGNIIEVDANVPVTRYYRSGTEMLRMANVYLTEGNHENAFILYMKYMTLFIEKIRSHPEYPKIKAEVKVINKRIKEEIMPTTEKLRAKLLERYQKEYEQFLANKEAEKARELERERQRRATAGGSSSGGSGAHIPTNLHVQIDPSMQPSAPDLGLLDKVVYPSDFPTGTNRAGSGLLLPGDADKEGAKSISKPPSFDRNQKPHYERSDSLLAGSLRTVIIPENTMDVFLQLAQSNTLKNIETCGILAGHLAQNRLFITHIIIPKQQGTPDSCNTMNEEEIFDVQDQQNLITLGWIHTHPSQTAFLSSVDLHTHCSYQMMMPEAIAIVCAPKYKTTGFFILTPDYGLDYIAQCRQTGFHPHPNEPRLYMESQHIQLDAQRKIQVVDLRR; this is encoded by the exons ATGGCAAAGGCGGTGAACAATATGGGAATGTCAATAGTGGAACCGCAGGAACGAATGCGCTTCCTATCCAATCATGGCAATATTATAGAAGTGGACGCCAACGTTCCAGTTACACG ATACTATCGCTCCGGCACAGAAATGCTACGCATGGCAAATGTTTACCTCACGGAGGGAAATcatgaaaatgcatttatcCTTTACATGAAGTATATGACattatttattgagaaaatacgTTCACATCCTGAATATCCGAAAATCAAGGCTGAAGTAAAAGTAATCAATAAACGTATTAAGGAAGAAATAATGCCGACCACGGAGAAATTGCGGGCCAAACTACTGGAACGCTATCAAAAAGAgtatgaacaatttttggccAACAAAGAGGCGGAAAAAGCGCGAGAATTGGAGCGTGAACGTCAAAGACGTGCAACAGCTGGTGGTAGTTCTAGCGGTGGTTCAGGTGCACACATACCAACTAATCTGCATGTTCAAATAGATCCAAGCATGCAACCAAGTGCGCCTGATTTGGGACTGTTAGATAAGGTAGTTTATCCGAGTGATTTTCCAACTGGTACAAATCGTGCCGGTTCGGGGCTACTTTTGCCCGGTGATGCGGACAAAGAAGGCGCAAAATCAATAAG CAAGCCACCCAGTTTCGATCGTAACCAAAAGCCACATTACGAACGGTCCGATTCCCTACTGGCGGGCTCACTGCGGACAGTTATCATACCCGAGAACACAATGGATGTGTTCTTGCAATTGGCCCAAAGCAATACTTTGAAAAACATCGAAACTTGCGGCATTCTAGCTGGTCATTTGGCACAGAATCGTCTATTTATCACACATATTATAATACCAAAGCAACAAGGTACACCTGATAGCTGTAATACAATGAATGAGGAGGAGATTTTCGATGTGCAAGATCAACAGAATCTTATAACACTGGGTTGGATTCAT ACGCATCCAAGCCAGACAGCTTTCCTCTCATCGGTGGATTTGCATACACACTGTTCATATCAGATGATGATGCCTGAAGCAATTGCCATTGTTTGTGCTCCCAAGTATAAAAC caCTGGTTTCTTCATATTGACACCGGATTATGGTCTGGACTACATTGCACAATGCCGGCAAACAGGTTTTCATCCACATCCTAATGAGCCACGActgtatatg GAATCTCAACATATTCAGCTCGATGCTCAAAGGAAGATACAGGTGGTCGATCTGCGTAGATAG